Proteins encoded together in one Papaver somniferum cultivar HN1 unplaced genomic scaffold, ASM357369v1 unplaced-scaffold_21, whole genome shotgun sequence window:
- the LOC113339760 gene encoding sulfated surface glycoprotein 185-like: MEFIQRNFASVGVLLFAIVGVSLLQQMAAQHHHYGSPDPSQCSAIGSTGEACTNKQTVNINIKITYDGCCGCQAPPGPCPSPPSPPPPPSPSPSPPPPSPSPPPPPPAVFVCEEGVDSYSDNYMSDETDCNLCEDDCATTCSRSGTPVINQSCSKEENPSALFCKCCCKGPSTPSSSSVSALGSLLLTEALIQ, from the exons ATGGAGTTTATTCAAAGAAATTTTGCATCAGTTGGGGTTTTACTGTTCGCAATAGTTGGAGTTTCGTTGCTGCAAC AGATGGCTGCACAACACCACCACTACGGATCACCTGATCCAAGTCAATGTTCGGCGATTGGCTCCACTGGAGAAGCTTGCACAAACAAGCAAACcgtaaatataaatataaaaataacgTATGACGGTTGTTGTGGTTGTCAAGCACCCCCAGGTCCATGTCCATCCCCACcatcacctcctcctcctccatccccatctccatcaccaccacctccatccccatctccacctccacctcctccAGCTGTGTTCGTATGCGAAGAAGGAGTAGACTCTTATTCAGATAACTACATGTCCGATGAAACTGATTGCAACCTTTGTGAAGATGATTGTGCTACTACATGCTCGCGATCAGGAACTCCTGTGATAAATCAATCATGCTCGAAAGAAGAAAATCCTTCTGCATTATTTTGCAAGTGTTGTTGCAAGGGTCCCAGTACCCCGTCGTCGTCGTCAGTTTCTGCTCTTGGTTCATTATTACTCACTGAAGCATTAATACAGTGA